In Lycium barbarum isolate Lr01 chromosome 9, ASM1917538v2, whole genome shotgun sequence, the DNA window TCCACATGAGCCTCGGGATTTCGGGAAGTTATTGCCAAAAACCAGAAAATTTGGTGTCCAATTTTGGTACCCTTATTCGCGATCGCAAAGAAAGGGGATGTGATCATACCAGTTGGGAAGGTGGGGCCTCGCGATCAGGTGGTGGTGGTCCGTGATCGCGAGAAGGCGCGTTGGTGAGAGGGGTGTACCGCGATGCTTCGCGATCGCGTGATGTAGGACTGTGATCACGATGAGGGCACTGTAGCTCTGAGTTAGAAAAACCCCTAGGATCCGAGAGTTACTTCCATGTACCAATTTCTATGTTATTGAGCTTGTTTGGGAGGAGACTCTAAGAGGTTTTGATCATCGAAGTTGAGGGTAAGTTCCCTAATCTTAGTCTCTTTCATTTACCTTTCCTAAGTAAGAATTCATGGTCGTAACTCCATAGAACTTGGAAGAAAAAGAGAGGGttttgggtttctttcttgaataagttgttaattataaaaccttgatttgttggtggattaggcttgattaagtatggaattgatgattataactattattgcatgattccttcctaattagtgactaatttatggaattggaatttagcgttcatacccaaatttgggggttttgcctggAAACGAATTTGAGTAATTCAtgagttcttctagcttataattgatgggaattaatCACCTAGAGCAtcaatttcatgttgagacttgTAGATTCCTAATTTCCTCTTTGTAgctcataaaccccattccatgggTTGGGATTTGGGTATTGAATAGGAGTAAGGTTTGAATAATGATTCTTTTTTATTCTAATTTCCTAATCCGATTACGACTAGACTTTCATTATCACGAggcacaaaggaagggcaagactaaggtttgactattggagatttgttgttcggctttccaggtaggttatggtttaccttatggtgagattTCAGTTAGCAAaccgtatgtttagatgatatggTTGGAGAATGCAattaaaccttcgggtatgaagttgggttggatattgtcttaggttgggccttgttgtgtgattctggggctagccaccccgttgcgttgttgacttatcttgttctatttacttattggctcgttgccacgttgagacatcggatattggtgattagtgatatatcatggctatgttattgcggtactttacttgattgatattgagatgagaattgtgattccattgtggcttattgtgtagccttattattgatattacttgtgttccatgtgtggtactgtttgggattgaattggttgttaatattacattgcattgtattcatactcatttccatgatacattgatattgcatggttatggtactgatgatgataagtgagagagtgtagcctccaagGTCTTTGTCGGAGAGTGTAAAAAAAAGATGAGggtcgtgatccgaggtcatttaccggaGCGGAATGAGTGTGCGTTTCCCTAGGTCTCTTGCCGGGAACGAATGAGTACTGGATGCCCAAGGTCTCTTGTCGGGATCGAGACAATACCCGTCGTCAAGGTTGTTGCAGTaatgagtggtacatgaactgcgcgggtcccccatgggttgtgctatcaagatgtgatgttccatctgtcggagtacatatgtacatattcattgcattcatcattcatacattattgcattgcattgtaccttttggtttcctgtgatatgattgtgatatactggttcggaatgGCTATACTGAGATTCggtacaattgggtttagatgctataacatacgTGATGACTTATTGTGATAtaattgtgatgtactggttcagattggttatactgagacttggcacaggtgggcttagatgctattgcataggtgatgacttgtaccgtggatatggattcatgttgacttgtaccttattgctttacgtgtttatcttgctttgttgtctttatatacgttagctagtcttagtcagcctatgatacctaccagtacttgttgtttgtattaACCTGCACTGTTGCattttttatgaatgcagagtaccaggttggatccacttttactcctcgtggctgatattcgaggattgctgattcgagtctcttcagggtgagcatgaggacattCGCTGCTCGAAGACTCTTCCTGTTATTATGTCTTGTTTTCCTTTCTGAGACATGATTCTcagactatttatgtattattattctgacttgtagtatttggattagatgctcttgtatgagcATACCAGATATTGGGGTGGATTTTTTTTagttccgcacttatttatattattatcgtaagacttacatCATTTACTTTCTTCCACTATTTTTCTATTATTGGTGAATGTTAAGTTAAGGATTCGCCTACCGAGATTAAAAGGATAGGTACCCGCATGACTTTGTGAAATTGAGTCGTGACAGACATTCAATGAACAGACTTAGTGACTAACTATTATAGCTCATTAGTGACTAATACAACTCATTTAACAACTAATTCATACAATGATCATTTATCTGCTATCATTGAGAGTAGCGCTTTAAGATGTACCCTTTTCCTCTAATTTTGTactgttcatttttttttttaaagggttccTGCAATGATTTTTTTAATGTGCTTAACTCTTACAATATGTCTATAAGGATAACACAGAGCCAAATACAAGATTTAACTCAGCGGGGACAGATTATCACTGCATAATCTTCTCGTTTGTGACAATAATAGACTTGTACAAATATATACTTTTGTAAAACATTCAATTAAATATATAGAGTTTGAGCCATAGGAAAGAAAGTGCTTGTTTCAGATGCTAAAGTATACGTCTATCTTTGGGGTAACAAAAGCGGATCAACACCAGATATTAAACACATCGATGTTTCTATGTTCTCGTCTCATACAAGTGTTACTCGCATTTTGGAACAAAATTGTTAGAGCTCTAGTCTCAAAATTTTAAATAGTCCGGACTCTCTAGGAATGAAATCCTGAACTACCTATAAAATGATACGGAGTTATATAAGGGAACCAATTGGAATTGGGATTGTTCTAGGTTCTGACATATTAGCCCATGGAAGCTTGACATAGTAATAATAATTAAATGGCATTGAGGATAAAGCCGCAGATTGGATGACCAAAAAGTTTTCAGTACTTCATTGCTTATAATACACAAGGAAAAGAACTGAAAAGTGTTCTTATTAGTCAGAATCCTTCTATGTTTATGCACGAATTGGCTTCAAGGAGCACTGACACTGATTCCTTTGAATTCAGTTTCCGACGGTCATCCATTAAAAATagttaaataaatattttatttgcTAGCTATTTAAATTTCAATAGTTGGTTGTTGGTAATTAGTTAATTCGCGATGTACTCAAGGAAATAAGTTATATTTGACGAAGTTTATGCAAATTTCGACTGCTGGTTATTGGAACTTTCTGATTGTTCCCGCAAGTCGCAACTATACGACCTCTTTCTTCCCCATTTTGTTTTTCCATTCTAGCATCTTTTAATCTCTCAGCCTCACTAAGGTAAGACTCGATTTTTCACCTTCGCGACCAAAGTACCATTCATCTCGTGATCTCTCTGTCTCTTTAATTCGATTGAtaaaaaatctggattttttaTTTGAATCAAGAAATATGAAGGGACATATAAAGTTCTTAAAATTTCTCACCCAATTATTAGTAGTAGAAATATTAATTCTAGCACTTCACGTAAGTCAAGCATGTTCATTTGCTTTTTAAACTTTATGTCCAATGAAGAATGTCACCCAAAATGAGTTAGAGAAGTATAATATCTTTCGCAACGTTTGATCTCATCAAGAATTTCTTGATGACAGAGCAACATGGGATTGTATATCAATTCTTACTAAATAACATACAGCGCGGTCTAAGCATTAATTATTCCGATATTTCAAGCTAGAGTCTTTAATCCAACTTGCTGGAGAGAAGGAAGTTAATTAAATTACTATTGAAGATATAGAAACTTAAGAAGCCTCTGTAGTGGCTATTGATCATGTCTCAAATGCCATTCTTTCGCTGATGGACCATGGTTGTGAAATCTGTATTGAAATCAGAATAGAGAGAAGCAACCTTTGAGATGTTGTCGTTGAGTTCCTGAATTAGGCCCACGTTCTGCACCATACTGTTGTGCGTTCTTGATTGATGGTTCTCGTTAACCTGCTGAATCAACAATCTGTTTTGATCCAACACCGACTGCACCTGTCTATAGTTATTGGAGAAGTTGTTCCACATCTGAGAGTCACCTTCCTCCATACTGTAACCGTTCTCTTCCGTGAAGCTTTCTACGACTGAGCTATCGGCCCTACTACTAACCCGGTGCTTATTACTCTTACGGGATTGGGATTTGGCTAAGGTTTGACGGTGGCGATTGAGGTTTGAAGTGTCTTCCATTTCTTGAAATTTATGAAGAAATAGAAATGAAGGGATTTCCTTTAGTCTTAGAAGCGTAGATGCATAGGTTTTGGGTGCCATCCCTGCCTCTTTCTTGTGCTTTATATAGAGGTCAGGAAGTGTAGATAGACTAAAGATTAGCTATTATTTGTGCTTGCAGCATGTGAAACAGagatgacatgattatgtattcATGTGAATAGGACATGAGTGGGAACAATTTTAGGCCACGCTATCTCTTGGAATGGGAATTGGGATAAGTTAATCGAGTAAAAATATCTTACCATGGATTCTTAGTGGACCCTGTTAAAAAACATGAAAAAGTGCAAAATCCAAAATAAAGGTATTCTTGGCCATGTGGGAATCAAAGGCAAAATATCTGGAGAGCTCTTCCAAATTAAGTGGAGTACTTCTTCTTCCTCCCATTTGAGTCTTTGAGCATCACTTTTCTTTTACCTTTTCTGTATTGATCTTATTTTTACTTCAAAGTAGCAAATTGTTtccccacttgtggaattacggtgggtatattgttgttgtttaataaataaagattatgaaTTTCAACAATTATACGAACCACTACAACTAGCTAGTTTAATAAAGATATTTGGTttaaatatataaacttttatGGTGATAAAAGTTGAATAGGGATTTTAATCTGTCAAATATGGTATTTTGAAAGAATAAaccaaacaaagaaagaagaaagtaAAAGTACCCGCAGGGTTGATTCtaggaaaagaaaggaaaaaataaCAAGACAAACGTGAGAATCAAACCGTTGATTTCACTTGTAGAGGTGCACCCAATAATTACTGCACCATAGGACACTTTTAGCTCGGGTgcgtgtgtgtgcgcgcgcgcgcacaTATATATATTGATGTAAGTTTGTAAAAATATAACACTGCTACACATAGTATAGGGAGAGGAGTGAACCCATACCCTTGTAAGATACGCCCCTACCCCTTCTCTTActaatgtgggatttgcctaaactcgATCACACATTAATGTTAATTTGACCTTCATCGAAAGTTGCACATGGAGTAGCTTGAATAAAATATGTAATGACCCAACAAACTACTGATATTGGCATTCGTGTCCAAGTCCTGCACGACTATGGAATGTGTCAATATGGACTACGGCTTGCTTTCTTAataatatatcaatagtctctcCCGTGCTTTGATATATGCGTGATTTGTTTAGGGTGTTGCATACACATTCATGTTAGGGACTTTGTGTCATTACTGAGGTTGTCCTACCATCATCTCAAAGATGTTGACTCGCCTAAACTTAGTTGAGGTTTTCCACACCACCTATCTTACTAATGTGGGATTTTCCAAAACTCAATTAAATGTTGAGAGCCCCACCATAGCCCAATTGGCAGGCTCTGATTTTGGTCTCTATTCGATGTAAGACGATATAGAATGCAGTTTGTGAAGTTCTGTTACTTCATTTCAAAAGCGGTATTCTATCTTTAGTAATATTTAATATGATATTTCAGGATAACAGGACAAAATCTAGTTGTAAACAATTTGTAGCTTTGAAGATATCATATATGTCTTCCGGCATTATTCCTCATATTTTAACCCACATTCAAATAAGGATTTAAAAGTAGCTAACCGTGATTACAAAAAAATTACATATACAAACAAGAAGAAGCATCTATAGTGTTTGTGGTTGTTATTGGTCTTCTCAATAGATCATGGTTGAGAAGTCAGTACCGAAATCAGAATAGAGAGAAGCCACATTTGATATGTTGGTGTTAAGTTCCTGAATTAGACCCACATTCTACACCATACTGTTGTGCGTTCTCGATTGATGATTCTCTTTAACCTATCGAATCAACAATTTGTTCTGATCTAACACTGACTGCACTTGTCTATAGTTGTTGGAAAAGGTGTTCCATATCCTGGAGTCTGTTCCTCCATTCTAAAGTCACCATCCCATGCTCTTATGTGAATGATTGCACGACAGAGTTATTGGCGTTGCTGTCGACAATGATTATTAGTAGTGGCTGCAGCATTTCTTGAGTGGGAGTTAGCTAAGTTTTGACAATGACTATTGAGGTTTGAAGTGTCTTCCATGCTTAAATTCAAGAGTGTACAAATGGAAGAAATGGAAATCCAGCGGTTTCGTCTAGTCTTGGACAGGAAGTGTGATAAATTCTGCTTGTTTCTTGTGTTAGAACTCACTTTTAATGATAAATACACTCACAAATTATTTACTAATTGACGCAGGGATCGAAGAACAAAAGGAAAGAATCTTGATCAAGAGATTGACGAAGAATCAAAGATCTTAATGATGGGATACGGGGTGACCATCATAAAATTGGAGGCTTCGTTCCGAACTGCAAGATCTGCAATAGGCTTATGTGGATATTTAAAGAATGGAGAGGAAAGCCCAAGacaattagaagcccaaaataaGAAAGATGACCCATGTCTTTGGTCTTCAGTTAAGAGGCCCTAAGTTAATAGGTATTTTAGTATTTTTGCTTAGATATAAACCCTAGTATAAATAAgctattatgtctttattttgGAAGAGAGATTATGTTGGATTATGAGTGTTTGAGAGTTGGAGATTGTCCCATAcctcatcttgaacctctcttgAATTACTACGAGTAGGGAATTCATTTATGAGTTGATATGTCTTCTCCCTTTGGATTATATTTCGTATTTGAATGTTAATCTAATTAGTTCCTAGATTCTCTTCATTATTTCTTTGGGTTAATTGATTGCATTTCAATTCTAgatttatcctttctttcttcttaTCCAAGATTTGAGATTATTGGTTTTTATTTATCTAGGTAATTAATTACTTATGTGTATTTATCCCAACAATTATCTTAATCTTTCTATCTTTTTTATTGTTTTTCATAATTGTTCTTGGTGTTCATGTGGGGCTGAAGAACCCATCTTTAATTTCTTTGGATTTCCGAGCCCGGTTCAcatcaaattggtatcagagaaaGGCTAAAGAATTGTTGGAACAATTCTTAATCCTTGACATTGTTATTTTCTGAAAATTCAAAAAACAAATCGAAAAAAATTTCGAAAATACACacacagagaaaaaaaaaaggttttgttGATTGGAAATATGTGACTAAGAAGTTGAATTTGATTTGGTGCTTTGTTGTTGACTAAAGCAAGAAAGGAAAGAGGAAAACTCAAAAATTCCATTACCACCATTAATGGAGCTTGAAGAAGAAACTTGAAAAATGGGTTTGTTAAAATCCTTGATTGTTGGGGAAATTGATTATTGGGCTTTGTTCATAATGATGTTGTGAAGCTATGGTTAAAATTTCAAGTCATTTAGTAAAGATTTGATGTGGTTTTGATCAAATTCTTTGAGCCAAAAACTTGAAGAAgtttggaagaagaagaagactacaaaaatttcaaaaatagccacaaTTTTCAGAAATAGCCAAAATCAGCCCTTTTCATTTAAGATATAGCATTTTCAACTACACTTTCTGATCTTTTCTTGTTAATTCTAGCTAGTTTACTTTGAGTATTAGTTCATACTTAATGTTAAATTAGTTTTTGAATGCTTTTATCTTATTTTGTGCCACTTTATTTGTGCTTTTCTCTATTGTTTCTTTGGTAGTTCTTTGTTTCCTAGTCAGTTAGTTTTATTTGCTTTGTTATGACATAAATTTCACTCCAAACCGATACTTGGATACTTATTTGAAGGAATTTGAGATTGATTGGTTCTTGAAGAGATTGTGAACATCCTTGAAAGGTACAAGGCAAAGAGTGGTGAGCTCATTTGAGAGTGGTCATAAAAGCCTTCGGCCTTGAATGTAAACACGAGTGTTGAGTGATATAaattttgagtggtacactaagGGGGTGATTTGTGAGATCCATTTTGTATACCTAACCAATCTTCTTTATTTTTTCAATATGTCTTTTGCAGGTACAAGGAATTAAAAGGTAGACATGGATGGTAATGAGAATTCAAGTGGTGGTTCCatgaaaggaaatgaaaggtGGAGTTCATCCAATGAACCGGCTTATATTTGATATGGTTTTGATACATGGTATGAGTGGTGGTATGAAGAAAATGTGATTAAAGAGAAAGAACTCGTAAAATGAAGCTTCCTTGTTTCAATGGGAATGATGGTCCGGATGCATATTTTGATTCGGTCCAAGAGCTTGAAGAGACATTTCACATCTTCGAAGTTCCTAACCTACAAACAATAATTTATGCCACCGACATGCTCATAATTCATGCTTATCGATGGTGGAACGAAGTGATGAGCAAAAGGTATAGAGATAACCAAGGTGCCGTCACAAAGTggaaagaatttaagaagctcaTGGAAGAGAAATTTGATCCTacatattttctagaaaaatattgTGGTGAATATATTAGAGGATCTACTAGGAGTATAAAGGAAGAGTATGATGGAAGTTTGAAGAAATATGCAACAAGGAATAACGCCAAGAAAGAAGACTTGAGGAATAATCAAGATGTGAATCCTTTGTCATATATTCTCGAAAGGAAGATCAAAAGATGCTTCTTATGGTGTCAACCATGGACATGAAGTTAAGAGCCCTTTTTACAATTCAAATGAAGTCCTTGGAGCATATCCCATGTCTAAATAATAAAGTACTTTGCTACTTATAACAATGAGCATTCGAGTGGAGTGCAAGGTAACCTAGCTACACTTAATTATACTTCTAGTGCTTAGTGATAAACGTTTGTCTTGTTATAAATCTTTGGGAGCTAGAAATTGTTTAAAGAATGTGAATAAAAATCATGTTGGTTCTAGTAGTCCTTCTTTAAAGGAGCTTACTCCTACTTCTACTTGTGCAATTGTGTCACTTCTTGAGAAAAATGTTGAATTGTCTACTTGTGATAAAAATGATACTTCTTGTGTCAAAAATGTTATGGGGTCTAAAAATTGAGCCTTTGGTGAAGTTGTTGGAAGTATTACTTCTTTAGTGAAAATGCAAATGATGAGGTTGTGCTTGGGAATGAAGATTTTCTCATAAGGAGATCCTTATCTACTTGTTTGAATGAAGAGGAAGAAAGTACACAACGACATAATATTTTCTACACGAGATGCCTTATTTTGGAAAGGATATGCACTTTGGTAGTGAATGGTAATAACTTGGTTAGTTCTACCTTGGTGAAGGAATTAAAGTTAGACTTTTAATCATCCTAGGCCATGTAGGTTGCAATGGTTGAATGAATGTGGTGAACTTAAAGTGAGTAGAATGGTGAAAATTCCTTTCATGATTGGAGACTATAAGGATGAAGTAACTTGTGATGTGGTTCATGCTTGTCATATTATTCTTGGAAGACCTTGGATGTATGATAGAGATGTTATGCCTAGTGGGAGGAAGAATTACTACACATTGGAGATGGAAGGAAAAGTGATCAAGCCTGAACCATTGGAGCccaatgaagtgttaaaagagCAAGTGAATTTAAGGGCGTCCTTGAAAAATATTACAAGAAAAATTAAGGATGAGAGAGAAAAGATAGAGAGAAGTAAGGGAGAaaaaagtgacaactctagagtggAAAAAGGAGAGGAAAATTTGAGTGGAGAGAGTGAGTTGTACAAGAGAAGAGAGAAGAGATTGAAAAGAAAGTGAGAGAAAAGAAAGAGGGAAAACAAAAGATTGAGAGTGAGGATCTTCCTTATTCTAATGTTCCTAACTTTTCTACTTTCTCTAGTTATTTTTGTGTCTTGTGAAGGAACTCTTGGAGAGGAGCACTTGAATGAGCAATCAAAAGGAGAAAATTCATCTTTCGAGAACTTGGAAGAACAAGGTACCTTTTCAAGAGAATCTATGGGCTTAATttatttgaagattttcaagGTAAAATGACTAAACTTTCTACTCTAAGTACTTTGAATGACATTGATGAAAGTTTGAGTTTAGAAGTTGGTCATAGCATTTTTGAGCATAATGATTCATTAGCTTGTGATGATGATTCTAAAGTTTGTTGTGAGCATCTGCTAGTTGAATTGAGTTGTGGAGATCATGTTGATTATTCTTGTGAACTTGATCGTAAATTGCAAACTAGTGATGTTagcattgatgaatttggagagCTATGTCTTGCTAATGTATTTTACCATAAAGCTTGCATTTTTATTGAAGATCATTGTGTGAATCAACTTGATTGTGAATCTTTGACTAGTGAGGATGAATTTAATATTGACGCATATGATGGTCCTCCTTTATGGGATGAAGAAAGTCGTGATTCATTTATAACTACTTTGACTTCATTTGATGAGATACTTGATGTTAATAGTGGTTTGAGTTTGGACTATAATATTTTGTATTATAATGACATGGCTTCTTCTCATGGCTTCAAAGTGTATGATAATCCTTTATGTGGAGTTGAAATTGAGGATGTTGAAGAGTGTGCTAGTGAAAAGAAAGAATTTGGAGAGATTCTTAAATTTAgtgaataacaacaacatacccagcgaaatcccacagtgtggggtctggggagggtaaaatgtacgcagaccttacctccatCTTAGAaaatagagaggctgtttccagaagaccctcggctcaagagaaaacatgatgaGAAAAGGTCAGATAGGCAGGAACAGTTCAAAGCAATACGAAAATGAAACTAACGACAGCAaaaaagccatgataaagcagTATGAGAAAACAGAAACAGtggctaccacagataaatacgaTAATCGTGGTATACGGACTAACATATAGTTGCACGaatcaaaggacaagaaaatgaagatcaaaactgcgactactagtacgacgggatactagccttctaccctaatctgagtcctccgtAGCCTCCTTAAAGTTAGTGAATACTTGTGCAAAAAGAAAGGTAAAGTGATTGACGCTACCACTAGTGTTAATTCTTTACGTACTCAATTCCAAACTTTGAAAGAACATTCTTGATTGATTATGCTAATGCTTCTAGGAAAAGGGATAAAAGTGTTTTATTTGATATTTGGAGTGAATGTTGTGAGCCCAACAATTCTAACTTCATTGAATTATTTGTGAAGGTTTACAAGAAAAATGGTAACCTTGAGCTTTTATTTGGGATATCCTATCCAATGAGGTTTCTAAGTTTCGTAAAGTCAAGAATGATTTGTATTCATGGCTTACGCTTGGACTTGATAAAGCTATAAGAGTTGATTCATTTGACCACTCATATATCGAGGCACACTTTGTGTATAATTTTGGAATAGGTCTTAGTGATTTTCATGTTTATGTTGGCTCTTATGCTAAGTCTTGTCCTTTAATCTATTTAATCATTGATTTGTATGGAAAACTTGTCTTTATTGAGTTCTTAGATGATTGGGTTTACCATAAATGTGTACGCATGTTGATTGTGTGGTTACTTTTGAGGTTGCTTATATCCATGGTGATCTTAAGTTAATGCATGATCTTTACTTTATGTTTCAAGGTTTAAATTCGAGGACGAGTTTCTTTAAAGAAGGAGGGAATGATGGGATATGGGGTGACCATCATAAAATTGGAGGCTTCCTTCCGAACTTCAAGATCCACAATATGCTTATGTGGATATTTAAAGAATGGAAATCAAAGCCCAAGacaattagaagcccaaaataaGAAAGAAGACCCATGTCTTTGGTCTTCAATTGAGAGGCCCTAAGTTAATGcgtattttaatatttttgcttaGATATAAACCCTAGTATAAATAAgctattatgtctttattttgGATGAGATATTATGTTGAATTATGAGTGTAGATTACTCTTTTGAGAGTTAGAGATTGTCCTATACCTCCTCTTGAACCTCTCTTGAATTACTACGAGTAGGTAATTCATGTATGAGTTCATATCTCTCCTCCCTTTGGATTATATTTCGTATTTGAATTAATGTA includes these proteins:
- the LOC132610848 gene encoding protein EARLY FLOWERING 4-like: MAPKTYASTLLRLKEIPSFLFLHKFQEMEDTSNLNRHRQTLAKSQSRKSNKHRVSSRADSSVVESFTEENGYSMEEGDSQMWNNFSNNYRQVQSVLDQNRLLIQQVNENHQSRTHNSMVQNVGLIQELNDNISKVASLYSDFNTDFTTMVHQRKNGI